Proteins encoded in a region of the Globicephala melas chromosome 1, mGloMel1.2, whole genome shotgun sequence genome:
- the SRARP gene encoding steroid receptor-associated and regulated protein has protein sequence MESVTVPTEDPRDLRACPKVRGLETGLETSSGGKPARHQKAIPKAHLTFVIDCTRGKHISLAALPGPPRVPSPNLGPVIPPMKTYILLCGENRPPHINQEAPLGGGGLAQTRGPLPPCRETTAPDSSPASPLCLQGAPEAKGGPAKTVSSRSSAWGTVIVSLKALSSCVCAQAD, from the exons ATGGAATCAGTAACAGTCCCAACAGAAGACCCCAGGGACCTGAGAGCCTGCCCCAAAGTCAGGGGCCTGGAGACGGGCTTGGAGACTAGCTCAG gTGGAAAGCCGGCCCGCCATCAGAAGGCCATCCCCAAAGCTCACTTAACTTTCGTTATCGACTGTACTCGTGGGAAACACATCTCCCTGGCAGCACTCCCAGGGCCACCCCGCGTCCCTAGTCCCAACTTAGGACCTGTCATCCCTCCAATGAAGACTTACATCTTGTTATGTGGGGAAAACCGGCCCCCCCATATAAATCAGGAGGCTCCCCTAGGTGGGGGAGGCCTTGCCCAGACCAGGGGACCCCTGCCACCCTGCAGAGAGACTACGGCCCCAGATTCCTCCCCAGCCAGCCCACTCTGCCTCCAGGGGGCTCCTGAAGCCAAGGGGGGCCCTGCGAAGACTGTGTCCTCGAGGTCTTCAGCTTGGGGAACGGTCATCGTCTCGCTCAAAGCCCTCTCCTCCTGTGTCTGTGCGCAGGCTGATTAA